From the Malassezia vespertilionis chromosome 5, complete sequence genome, the window CGTGATGCGCTTTCTGGTATGGGTGTCCTGGTGCGCGTAATGTACGTTGGTACGCCGTTTCTGACTCTAGTACGCCGGACAGGGTTATTGAACGTACACTTAAATGCCGTATGGATTAGCGGGTCTAGCAGTAGATGCACCGTACATATCAAGTTTTTGCAAGCTCGTTATGGGTATGAGAGATGCTATGGCCATGGGCCGGATATAGTGACTATTGCCGTTGAGAAGATGAGAAAGGCGTCGTTGTGGTCGTCTCAATGTCCATGGCTATGCTCATGACCGGGACCATGGCTGTGATTATGATCGTGACCATGGCTGTGCTCATGATTGTGACCATGACTGTGACTGTGATCGTGACCATGGCTGTGCTCATGACCGGGACCATGGCTGTGATGACCATGGCTGTGATTGTGACCATGACCATGTCCATGTCCATATTGACCGACATACTGTCCTTCGCGTGTTACTTGCACAGTCAATTCACCACCAACCAAGTTCCCACGCATCGACTCGCCCGCACGAATAGATCGGCTAGCACAGACCGTAGGAGCACACTGTTCCCACACGTAGCGTACCATTTCTGCACACTGCTCTGCAGTAGCCTCTGGTTTAAGCAAAACATGAACGGTCGCAACCAGGGATGGCGTCTTGGACCCCTGTTTCATAGCCATGATCCCTGCCAACCCTGACTGACCTTCCGTGCCGCCAGCGGCCTTTGTATATGCAAGCGACGGCAGTGTCAACTGCCATACCTTTGCATCCTTCACTTGCGATACCAATGCATGCTGCTCGATCGTATCCAGCGCTCTGTGCAAGTGCAACATCTGCGGTAACTTCTGCGAAGGCGAGGCTTGTAATAGAACCTTGCATAGCGGCCCGAGTGCAGAGATACTAATGTACAGCATCGCCGCACCCTGCAAACCAGCCAAAATCTTGTCCAAAGATGCGACTTGTGTCGCAGGCAGAAACAAGGCACAAAAGCAAAGGACCGGGGTAAAGAAGAGTGTCATCATCCCAAATGGATTTGAGACAGCATCGTACAATGGCCCTGCAGCAACCAGCGGTGCACTCAGTACAGATGTATTCCGCGCATGGTTCCTACTTTTCCGTGTGGAAAGGCCGTCCAAGCCAAGGCGTGGGTCCAAGCCCATCCCACATGCAGTTGCCAAACGCGCATGACAGCGGAGTAGCCCATTGGTAAAAATGGTCATGACCATTGCTGCAAGTAGGATAAACACAGGCAAGTGGATACCTTGACGGTCTTCTTCGTGGGGTTGTCCTgcagcgagcagcgcatgctcgagaTTCTCTTTGCACATATAAATCGCAGCGAACAACAGGTAGACCACAAGAGAAAAATCCAGCAGAGTTTCCAATCGGCGCAATCCAAATGGCTGCGCAATCTCTGCTGTGGTCGGTGATGCTGCAGTGTCCTCTGCAAGCACCGTCATCTGATGCTGGATGGTCTCTCTTTGTGCCTTGGcgtccagcacgcgcaTCCAAGTAGTACTTAAAAGCCCCAAAGCATCAAATACAAACATAAAGCCCAGCCCGACGAGCCCAAGCGAATCATTCACAAGGCCAAGCAGCCAGATCGTTGCGCCCAGCACCAGGTGCAAAGTGCAATATGTCGACATGGACAAGATGCCAAGCGAGACGGGCAGACCTTGCTGGTCCGCTGGTGTTCCGGTCTTCTCTGGAGTAAAAGGGGACGATGTGCTCCGCACAGATTCGCCCGGCGTTGACCACAGAGATGAAACAGGCCGAGATGGAGTGCGGGGCCAAGCATCCGACGCTTTTCTGTCCAGCATTTGAGGCGAGTACAAGTGTGTAGCATCGGTCATCAACGAGGGCAGCTGCGAGGGAAGCCTTTTGGACTCGCCTAGCCCATCCGAGGAGTCAGACATGGCGTAACTCGCACGTCGAATGTGACGTGCATCAACGCGAGATTTGTTTGTGGGCGACTCGCCCGCCATAGCAGGCGTCGCTGGCGAGGCGTTGTTTGGGCTGACCGCTTTTGC encodes:
- a CDS encoding uncharacterized protein (COG:S; EggNog:ENOG503Q4ZX; TransMembrane:8 (i86-109o115-136i180-197o220-241i297-317o329-351i457-475o481-503i)): MSDSSDGLGESKRLPSQLPSLMTDATHLYSPQMLDRKASDAWPRTPSRPVSSLWSTPGESVRSTSSPFTPEKTGTPADQQGLPVSLGILSMSTYCTLHLVLGATIWLLGLVNDSLGLVGLGFMFVFDALGLLSTTWMRVLDAKAQRETIQHQMTVLAEDTAASPTTAEIAQPFGLRRLETLLDFSLVVYLLFAAIYMCKENLEHALLAAGQPHEEDRQGIHLPVFILLAAMVMTIFTNGLLRCHARLATACGMGLDPRLGLDGLSTRKSRNHARNTSVLSAPLVAAGPLYDAVSNPFGMMTLFFTPVLCFCALFLPATQVASLDKILAGLQGAAMLYISISALGPLCKVLLQASPSQKLPQMLHLHRALDTIEQHALVSQVKDAKVWQLTLPSLAYTKAAGGTEGQSGLAGIMAMKQGSKTPSLVATVHVLLKPEATAEQCAEMVRYVMSVNMDMDMVMVTITAMVITAMVPVMSTAMVTITVTVMVTIMSTAMVTIIITAMVPVMSIAMDIETTTTTPFSSSQRQ